In Odontesthes bonariensis isolate fOdoBon6 chromosome 20, fOdoBon6.hap1, whole genome shotgun sequence, a genomic segment contains:
- the LOC142370121 gene encoding uracil nucleotide/cysteinyl leukotriene receptor, with amino-acid sequence MNISEEEIESLYSTSMTLWNAILSTFYSLIFIIAVPGNALALWAFCRQKTTSSSKVFLKNLSVADISYVLILPMRIVYHLSNSHWPLGDILCQVSGFLFYLNMYCSLYLMSFISLDRLLAVVLPLKSQSVRKPLYANVAVGILWVTVVVSMSPTLFSKVSTNSSSLCNKLYLENTTPTALVSTIVAFFIPLSTIVISYILILFKLRKLKQQEERPVRDKAMKMIILIVMNFLLAFVPYHVCRVIYIQSHSEGNVTVTSWEPLRRANQITSALTCISGVLDPVMYFFLNRAYRNTVLQLFCKNQERNR; translated from the coding sequence ATGAATATTTCTGAGGAGGAGATAGAGAGCTTGTACAGCACATCTATGACATTGTGGAATGCTATCCTCTCCACATTTTATAGCCTGATTTTCATCATCGCCGTGCCTGGAAATGCCTTGGCACTGTGGGCATTCTGTCGTCAGAAAACCACATCCTCCTCCAAGGTCTTCCTGAAGAATCTATCTGTTGCTGACATCTCTTATGTGCTTATTCTACCCATGCGTATAGTTTACCACCTCTCTAATAGCCACTGGCCCTTGGGTGACATCCTGTGTCAAGTGTCAGGCTTCCTCTTCTACCTGAACATGTACTGCAGTCTCTACCTAATGAGTTTCATCAGCCTGGACCGACTGCTGGCAGTGGTTTTACCTTTAAAATCTCAGTCAGTTAGGAAACCTTTGTATGCAAACGTAGCTGTTGGCATACTTTGGGTGACAGTTGTTGTATCTATGAGTCCAACACTTTTCTCAAAGGTCAGCACCAACTCATCAAGCTTGTGCAACAAGCTGTATCTGGAGAATACAACTCCCACGGCTTTGGTTTCGACTATTGTGGCTTTTTTTATCCCCCTCAGCACCATAGTTATCTCCTACATACTCATTCTGTTCAAACTGAGGAAACTCAAGCAACAGGAAGAGCGTCCAGTGAGAGACAAAGCTATGAAAATGATCATACTAATAGTGATGAACTTCCTGTTGGCATTTGTGCCCTACCATGTGTGCAGAGTAATATACATTCAAAGTCACAGTGAAGGCAATGTCACTGTCACAAGCTGGGAGCCACTGAGAAGAGCCAATCAGATCACATCTGCACTGACCTGCATTAGTGGTGTACTGGATCCTGTgatgtatttctttttaaaccgTGCATACAGGAACACAGTTCTTCAGCTGTTCTGTAAAAATCAGGAACGTAATCGGTAA
- the nphp3 gene encoding nephrocystin-3, whose amino-acid sequence MGTASSLVSPGEVIEDGYGGERGEACEIPVEVKPKARLLRSSFRRGPRVIGASFKSTGSVDLEYAAEYERLRKEYEIFRVSKNNEISSMQKKEAKLDEENKRLRAELQALQKTYQKILREKEGALEAKYQAMERAATFEHDRDKVKRQFKIFRETKEKEIQDLLRAKRDLEAKLQQLQSQGIHVYDLNDSDSEDNQNTVTAAGTQCEYWTGGVLGSEPSMGSMMQLQQTFRGPEFAHSLIDVEGPFANVSRDDWDAAVASLLQVSPHVPQALWSNTVRCYLISTQDTKAELDIFIKKHSSVLRQMCEGLGHFYLNVCFPEEIAASYAMERKQEIERSSVCVLLLKSTVTSSVVEDCEEAFVKNPDGHSLVLYLRTEEDHNLTGPIRQLLESVNAADKAAKIKVVDHSGTAEEGANLIYAQLEKVIKQELLGFEGADVDSKDSAIDEGREEDSGDVLWDLHDEQEQIESYQQACSSTTTQLGFQKYIDRLNDMIAAPPPTPPLLVSGGPGSGKSLLLSKWIELQQKQSPNTLFLYHFVGRHLSGSSEPVLIIKRLTVKLLQHFWSISGLSMEPSKILEEFPRWLERLSARHQGNIIIIIDSIDQIQQAERHMKWLIDPLPVNVRVVVSVNVETCPQAWRLWPTLHLDPLSPREVRSVVNTECQGLDLRLTKDQEKKLERHCRSAPTCNALYVTLLARMITSGRACWSLEKSLEQCLQCQDTMSLYRLALKMMLNSFSTDRERHMMREMLCLVFASHNGVSESEVLDLFPELELPLLSSLLHHLNRLCIVTLHCGLIRFQHLQAWEAVRLEFLGGGSSSTSYREKLIHYFNQQLSQDCVTWRVADELPWLLQQQEDRTKLQLSLLNLFVSQNLYKRGHFSELLAYWQYVGKDKSSMASEYFDSLKRYEKNCESEDGMTKLANLYETLGRFLKDLGLPSQAVAPLQRSLEIRETALDPDHPSVARSLHQLASVYVQWKKYGNAEQLYKQALEISENAYGAEHASVARELESLAMLFQKQNKFEQAEKLRKRSVKIRQKTARQKGHMYGFTLLRRRALQLEELTLGKDSADCAKTLNELGVLYYLQNNLDAAKVFLTRSLEMRQRVLGPDHPDCAQSLNNLAALHTEKKDYETAEDLYEKALDIRKRALSPDHPSLAYTLKHLAMLYKRRGKLERAVPLYELSLEIREKSFGPKHPSVATALVNLAVIYCQLKKHSEALPLYQRALKVYEDSLGRSHPRVGETLKNLAVLCYEEGDFERAAELYKRAMEIKEAEPSLVCGNAPSRHSSSGDTFSLRGPAPLPHAPR is encoded by the exons ATGGGCACCGCATCTTCTTTGGTGAGCCCAGGAGAGGTGATTGAAGATGGATATGGGGGTGAGAGGGGGGAAGCCTGTGAGATACCGGTTGAAGTCAAGCCCAAAGCCCGACTCCTGCGCAGCTCCTTCCGTCGAGGACCTCGGGTGATTGGGGCCAGTTTCAAATCCACGGGATCTGTGGATCTCGAGTATGCTGCAGAGTATGAGAGACTCCGTAAAGAGTATGAAATCTTCCGTGTCAGCAAGAATAATGAGATCTCATCTATGCAGAAGAAGGAGGCTAAGCTTGATGAGGAGAACAAGAGGCTGAGAGCAGAGCTACAG GCGCTACAGAAGACCTACCAGAAGATTCTTCGAGAGAAAGAAGGTGCTCTTGAGGCCAAGTATCAAGCTATGGAGAGAGCTGCCACTTTTGAGCATGACAGGGACAAAGTAAAACGACAGTTTAAG ATTTTTCGCGAGACAAAAGAGAAGGAGATACAGGATCTCCTTCGGGCGAAGAGAGATTTGGAGGCCAAATTGCAACAGTTGCAGTCTCAGGGTATACATGTCTACGATCTTAATGACTCGGACTCAGAGGACAACCAAAACACTGTGACTG CTGCAGGAACACAGTGTGAGTATTGGACTGGTGGGGTGCTGGGAAGTGAGCCCTCGATGGGTAGCAtgatgcagctgcagcagactttCAGAGGACCGGAGTTTGCACACAGTTTGATAGATGTAGAAGGACCCTTCGCAAATGTGAGCAGAG ACGACTGGGATGCTGCAGTAGCCAGTCTGCTTCAGGTATCACCTCATGTGCCCCAGGCCTTATGGAGTAACACTGTGCGCTGCTACCTAATCTCTACCCAGGACACCAAAGCAGAGCTGGATATCTTTATTAAG AAACACTCTTCGGTTTTAAGACAAATGTGTGAGGGTCTAGGTCATTTCTACCTGAATGTCTGCTTCCCAGAGGAGATTGCTGCTTCGTACGCTATGGAGCGCAAGCAGGAGATCGAAAggagttctgtgtgtgtgcttcttCTCAAATCTACTGTCACTAG CTCTGTTGTAGAGGATTGTGAAGAAGCTTTTGTGAAGAATCCAGATGGCCATTCACTGGTGCTGTACCTCAGGACCGAAGAGGATCACAATTTGACTGGACCCATTAGGCAACTCTTAGAAAGCGTCAATGCTGCAGACAAGGCGGCCAAAATTAAG GTGGTTGATCATAGTGGCACTGCAGAAGAAGGGGCGAACCTGATTTATGCTCAACTAGAGAAAGTAATCAAGCAG GAGTTGCTGGGTTTTGAAGGAGCAGATGTTGACTCTAAGGACTCTGCCATAGATGAGGGGCGGGAAGAGGACTCGGGAGATGTGCTGTGGGACCTGCATGATGAGCAGGAGCAGATTGAGTCCTATCAGCAGGCTTGTAGCAGCACCACCACCCAATTAGGCTTCCAAAAG TATATAGATCGTCTGAATGACATGATAGCTGCTCCCCCTCCCACTCCGCCTCTCCTAGTGTCTGGTGGTCCAGGCTCAGGAAAGTCTCTCTTGCTCTCCAAATG GATCGAGCTGCAACAGAAGCAATCCCCCAACACTTTGTTCCTTTATCATTTTGTTGGTCGACATCTTTCCGGGAGCTCCGAGCCAGTTCTCATTATCAAACGCCTCACAGTAAAA CTGCTGCAGCACTTCTGGTCCATTTCTGGCTTGTCCATGGAGCCCAGTAAGATCTTGGAAGAGTTTCCTCGGTGGCTTGAAAGATTATCAGCACGTCATCAAGGAaacattatcattatcatcGACTCGATCGACCAAATACAG CAAGCAGAGAGACACATGAAGTGGCTGATTGACCCTCTCCCTGTCAATGTCAGAGTGGTGGTGTCTGTCAACGTAGAGACGTGTCCTCAAGCTTGGAG GTTGTGGCCCACACTCCACTTAGACCCACTTAGTCCAAGAGAAGTGAGGAGTGTAGTTAATACAGAGTGCCAGGGCTTGGACCTCAGACTCACCAAGGACCAG gaGAAGAAACTGGAGAGGCACTGTCGCTCTGCTCCGACCTGCAACGCACTCTATGTCACACTGCTGGCAAGGATGATCACCAG TGGTAGAGCTTGCTGGTCACTGGAGAAGAGCCTGGAACAGTGTCTACAGTGTCAGGACACCATGTCACTCTACCGCCTGGCTCTCAAGATGATGTTGAACTCCTTCAGCACAGACAGAGAGCGACACATGATGAGAGAG ATGCTGTGCCTTGTATTTGCCAGCCATAATGGAGTGAGCGAATCAGAGGTATTAGATCTTTTCCCAGAGCTAGAGTTGCCTTTGCTGTCCTCTCTGCTCCACCACTTGAATAGACTCTGCATTGTAACCCTTCATTGTGGACTCATCAGGTTTCAGCACCTGCAG GCTTGGGAGGCAGTGAGGCTGGAGTTCTTGGGTGGAGGGAGTAGCTCCACGTCTTACAGAGAGAAACTAATCCATTACTTCAACCAACAGCTCAG ccagGACTGCGTGACATGGCGTGTTGCAGATGAGCTTCCATGGCTGCTCCAACAGCAGGAGGACAGGACTAAACTACAGCTCAGTCTTTTGAACCTATTTGTTTCCCAAAACCTTTACAAGAG GGGTCATTTCTCTGAGCTGCTAGCCTATTGGCAGTATGTGGGCAAAGACAAAAGCTCCATGGCTTCTGAGTACTTTGACTCTCTGAAACGCTATGAGAAGAACTGCGAGAGTGAAGATGGCATGACTAAGCTTGCAAACTTGTATGAGACTTTGGGACGTTTCCTCAAAGATCTTGGCCTTCCTAGTCag GCTGTCGCCCCATTACAGAGGTCTCTCGAGATCAGAGAGACAGCCCTGGATCCGGACCATCCCAGCGTAGCTCGCTCTCTTCACCAGCTGGCTTCAGTTTATGTCCAGTGGAAGAAGTATGGCAATGCTGAACAGCTGTACAAGCAAGCGCTTGAGATAAGTGAGAATGCCTATGGTGCAGAGCACGCCAGCGTGGCACGAGAGCTGGAGTCACTCGCCATGCTCTTTCAGAAGCAAAACAA GTTTGAACAAGCTGAAAAACTAAGGAAGAGGTCAGTGAAGATCCGTCAGAAGACTGCCCGCCAGAAAGGTCATATG TATGGCTTCACTTTATTGAGGCGCAGAGCCCTCCAGCTAGAAGAGCTAACCCTTGGGAAAGACTCTGCAGACTGTGCCAAAACACTCAATGAGCTGGGTGTCCTCTACTACCTCCAAAACAACCTGGA TGCCGCCAAAGTGTTCCTGACGCGCTCTCTGGAGATGCGTCAACGTGTCCTCGGTCCAGATCACCCGGACTGCGCTCAGTCCCTCAATAACCTGGCAGCGCTGCACACTGAAAAGAAGGACTACGAGACAGCAGAGGACTTGTATGAGAAGGCGCTGGACATCCGCAAGAGAGCCTTGTCACCAGACCACCCCTCTTTGGCATACACTCTCAAACACCTGGCCATGCTCTATAAACGCAGA GGGAAACTTGAGAGGGCAGTTCCACTGTATGAGCTGTCTCTGGAGATTAGGGAAAAAAGTTTTGGGCCCAAACACCCCAGTGTGGCCACGGCTCTGGTCAACCTAGCAGTAATCTACTGCCAGCTG AAGAAGCACAGTGAGGCCTTGCCCCTTTACCAACGAGCACTGAAAGTGTATGAGGATAGTTTGGGGCGCTCACATCCACGAGTCGGAGAGACCCTAAAAAACCTGGCTGTGCTCTG CTATGAGGAGGGTGACTTTGAGAGGGCAGCGGAGCTCTACAAGCGAGCAATGGAAATTAAAGAGGCAGAGCCATCATTAGTGTGCGGTAACGCCCCGTCTCGTCATTCCTCCAGTGGAGACACATTCAGTCTGAGGGGGCCTGCTCCCCTCCCACATGCCCCGAGGTGA